The Larimichthys crocea isolate SSNF chromosome XI, L_crocea_2.0, whole genome shotgun sequence genome has a segment encoding these proteins:
- the chek2 gene encoding serine/threonine-protein kinase Chk2 isoform X1, protein MVNEASVWKMGSSREASVTATSAERDRQSWTMSQENRHEGDQSQAQSTQSTQSPSQAQSTQSTQSPSQAQSTQSTQSPSQAKSSSSSGSGTVSSVDTLPVTLPSVPEEPEPEPWGRLLPMARGFRSHDCLEDQYLFGRDSKCNYVLDDPDHRGSKKFRIYSKKHFRIYRDGSEVFVEDFSNNGTFVDGVLIGKDRKLPLVNNAVLALSEQRNKVFVFIDLMSDDQSSLPRELQDKYLLTRRIGTGVCGEVKLAFERSTCKKFAVKIINKKNFQSEGTATRNANTEIEILQRVDHPCLIKTEDFYQTDDNYYIVLELMEGGELFQRVKSQQQLDESVTKLYFYQMLRAVQYLHSKGIIHRDLKPENVLLSSQDNVCLIKVTDFNQSRILEESLLMRTLCGTPSYLAPEVFTQASTTGYSLAVDAWSLGVLLFVCLGGYPPFHESFSHHSITEQIIRGEFTMVQSKWRQVSDQAKDVVRKLLVVDPSQRMKIDEALQHPWLQDEEMLQTAHRLMYPSDAAVAMQEAESATGSLRRKRGREEEEEEEHPAKRSQAPPTAPL, encoded by the exons ATGGTAAATGAAGCTTCTGTTTGGAAAATGGGTTCATCACGCGAAGCTTCAGTTACAGCGACCtctgctgagagagacagacag AGCTGGACCATGTCTCAGGAGAACCGCCATGAGGGGGACCAGTCCCAGGCCCAGTCCACCCAGTCCACCCAGTCCCCGTCCCAGGCCCAGTCCACCCAGTCCACTCAGTCCCCGTCCCAGGCCCAGTCCACCCAGTCCACCCAGTCCCCGTCCCAGGCTAAGTCCAGTTCTTCCAGCGGGTCGGGGACTGTCAGCAGCGTGGACACGCTCCCCGTCACTCTGCCGTCCGTCCCTGAGGAGCCGGAGCCGGAGCCCTGGGGACGCCTGCTGCCCATGGCCCGAGGCTTCAGGAGCCACG actgtctggAGGACCAGTACCTGTTTGGTCGGGACTCGAAGTGTAACTACGTTCTGGACGATCCGGATCACAGAGGGTCCAAAAAGTTCAGAATCTACAGCAAGAAACACTTCAGGATCTACAGA gacgGCTCTGAGGTCTTCGTCGAGGACTTCAGTAATAACGGGACGTTTGTTGACGGCGTCCTGATCGGTAAAGACCGGAAGCTTCCTCTGGTCAACAACGCCGTGCTCGCTCTGTCCGAGCAACGCAACaaag tctttGTCTTTATTGACCTGATGTCAGACGATCAGTCCAGTTTACCCAGAGAGCTTCAGGACAAATATCTGCTGACTCGGCGGATCGGCAC aggcGTGTGCGGCGAGGTCAAACTGGCCTTCGAGAGGTCAACGTGTAAAAAGTTCGCCGTGAAGATCATCAACAAGAAAAACTTCCAGTCTGAAGGG ACGGCGACACGGAATGCCAACACAGAGATCGAGATCCTGCAGAGAGTCGACCAC CCTTGTCTCATAAAGACGGAGGACTTCTATCAGACAGACGACAATTACTACATCGTGTTGGAGCT gatggaggggggggagTTGTTCCAGAGGGTGAAGTCTCAGCAGCAGCTCGATGAGTCGGTCACTAAACTTTACTTCTACCAGATGCTGAGAGCCGTCCAG tacCTGCACAGTAAGGGGATCATCCACAGAGACCTGAAACCAGAGAACGTCCTGCTGTCCTCACAGGACAACGTCTGTCTCATCAAG gtgaCAGACTTTAACCAGTCTCGTATCCTGGAGGAGTCTCTGTTGATGAGGACTCTGTGTGGGACTCCGTCTTACCTGGCTCCGGAGGTCTTCACCCAGGCGTCCACCACCGGCTACAGCCTGGCTGTGGACGCGTGGAGCCTCGGAGTCCTGCTCTTTGTGTG tctagGTGGTTACCCTCCGTTCCATGAGAGTTTCTCTCATCACTCCATCACAGAGCAGATCATCAGAGGAGAGTTCACCATGGTCCAGTCCAAGTGGAGACAAGTCTCTGACCAAG cGAAGGATGTGGTCCGGAAGCTTCTGGTCGTTGATCCGAGTCAGAGGATGAAGATCGACGAGGCTCTGCAGCACCCCTGGTTACAG GATGAGGAGATGCTGCAGACGGCTCACAGACTCATGTATCCCTCTGATGCTGCTGTCGCCATG CAGGAGGCGGAGTCAGCCACAGGAAGCTTGAGGAGGAAACGAGgacgagaggaagaggaagaggaggagcatcCTGCCAAACGGAGCCAAGCCCCGCCCACTGCCCCGCTGTAG
- the chek2 gene encoding serine/threonine-protein kinase Chk2 isoform X2, giving the protein MVNEASVWKMGSSREASVTATSAERDRQSWTMSQENRHEGDQSQAQSTQSTQSPSQAQSTQSTQSPSQAQSTQSTQSPSQAKSSSSSGSGTVSSVDTLPVTLPSVPEEPEPEPWGRLLPMARGFRSHDCLEDQYLFGRDSKCNYVLDDPDHRGSKKFRIYSKKHFRIYRDGSEVFVEDFSNNGTFVDGVLIGKDRKLPLVNNAVLALSEQRNKVFVFIDLMSDDQSSLPRELQDKYLLTRRIGTGVCGEVKLAFERSTCKKFAVKIINKKNFQSEGTATRNANTEIEILQRVDHPCLIKTEDFYQTDDNYYIVLELMEGGELFQRVKSQQQLDESVTKLYFYQMLRAVQYLHSKGIIHRDLKPENVLLSSQDNVCLIKVTDFNQSRILEESLLMRTLCGTPSYLAPEVFTQASTTGYSLAVDAWSLGVLLFVCLGGYPPFHESFSHHSITEQIIRGEFTMVQSKWRQVSDQAKDVVRKLLVVDPSQRMKIDEALQHPWLQDEEMLQTAHRLMYPSDAAVAMEAESATGSLRRKRGREEEEEEEHPAKRSQAPPTAPL; this is encoded by the exons ATGGTAAATGAAGCTTCTGTTTGGAAAATGGGTTCATCACGCGAAGCTTCAGTTACAGCGACCtctgctgagagagacagacag AGCTGGACCATGTCTCAGGAGAACCGCCATGAGGGGGACCAGTCCCAGGCCCAGTCCACCCAGTCCACCCAGTCCCCGTCCCAGGCCCAGTCCACCCAGTCCACTCAGTCCCCGTCCCAGGCCCAGTCCACCCAGTCCACCCAGTCCCCGTCCCAGGCTAAGTCCAGTTCTTCCAGCGGGTCGGGGACTGTCAGCAGCGTGGACACGCTCCCCGTCACTCTGCCGTCCGTCCCTGAGGAGCCGGAGCCGGAGCCCTGGGGACGCCTGCTGCCCATGGCCCGAGGCTTCAGGAGCCACG actgtctggAGGACCAGTACCTGTTTGGTCGGGACTCGAAGTGTAACTACGTTCTGGACGATCCGGATCACAGAGGGTCCAAAAAGTTCAGAATCTACAGCAAGAAACACTTCAGGATCTACAGA gacgGCTCTGAGGTCTTCGTCGAGGACTTCAGTAATAACGGGACGTTTGTTGACGGCGTCCTGATCGGTAAAGACCGGAAGCTTCCTCTGGTCAACAACGCCGTGCTCGCTCTGTCCGAGCAACGCAACaaag tctttGTCTTTATTGACCTGATGTCAGACGATCAGTCCAGTTTACCCAGAGAGCTTCAGGACAAATATCTGCTGACTCGGCGGATCGGCAC aggcGTGTGCGGCGAGGTCAAACTGGCCTTCGAGAGGTCAACGTGTAAAAAGTTCGCCGTGAAGATCATCAACAAGAAAAACTTCCAGTCTGAAGGG ACGGCGACACGGAATGCCAACACAGAGATCGAGATCCTGCAGAGAGTCGACCAC CCTTGTCTCATAAAGACGGAGGACTTCTATCAGACAGACGACAATTACTACATCGTGTTGGAGCT gatggaggggggggagTTGTTCCAGAGGGTGAAGTCTCAGCAGCAGCTCGATGAGTCGGTCACTAAACTTTACTTCTACCAGATGCTGAGAGCCGTCCAG tacCTGCACAGTAAGGGGATCATCCACAGAGACCTGAAACCAGAGAACGTCCTGCTGTCCTCACAGGACAACGTCTGTCTCATCAAG gtgaCAGACTTTAACCAGTCTCGTATCCTGGAGGAGTCTCTGTTGATGAGGACTCTGTGTGGGACTCCGTCTTACCTGGCTCCGGAGGTCTTCACCCAGGCGTCCACCACCGGCTACAGCCTGGCTGTGGACGCGTGGAGCCTCGGAGTCCTGCTCTTTGTGTG tctagGTGGTTACCCTCCGTTCCATGAGAGTTTCTCTCATCACTCCATCACAGAGCAGATCATCAGAGGAGAGTTCACCATGGTCCAGTCCAAGTGGAGACAAGTCTCTGACCAAG cGAAGGATGTGGTCCGGAAGCTTCTGGTCGTTGATCCGAGTCAGAGGATGAAGATCGACGAGGCTCTGCAGCACCCCTGGTTACAG GATGAGGAGATGCTGCAGACGGCTCACAGACTCATGTATCCCTCTGATGCTGCTGTCGCCATG GAGGCGGAGTCAGCCACAGGAAGCTTGAGGAGGAAACGAGgacgagaggaagaggaagaggaggagcatcCTGCCAAACGGAGCCAAGCCCCGCCCACTGCCCCGCTGTAG
- the chek2 gene encoding serine/threonine-protein kinase Chk2 isoform X3 gives MSQENRHEGDQSQAQSTQSTQSPSQAQSTQSTQSPSQAQSTQSTQSPSQAKSSSSSGSGTVSSVDTLPVTLPSVPEEPEPEPWGRLLPMARGFRSHDCLEDQYLFGRDSKCNYVLDDPDHRGSKKFRIYSKKHFRIYRDGSEVFVEDFSNNGTFVDGVLIGKDRKLPLVNNAVLALSEQRNKVFVFIDLMSDDQSSLPRELQDKYLLTRRIGTGVCGEVKLAFERSTCKKFAVKIINKKNFQSEGTATRNANTEIEILQRVDHPCLIKTEDFYQTDDNYYIVLELMEGGELFQRVKSQQQLDESVTKLYFYQMLRAVQYLHSKGIIHRDLKPENVLLSSQDNVCLIKVTDFNQSRILEESLLMRTLCGTPSYLAPEVFTQASTTGYSLAVDAWSLGVLLFVCLGGYPPFHESFSHHSITEQIIRGEFTMVQSKWRQVSDQAKDVVRKLLVVDPSQRMKIDEALQHPWLQDEEMLQTAHRLMYPSDAAVAMQEAESATGSLRRKRGREEEEEEEHPAKRSQAPPTAPL, from the exons ATGTCTCAGGAGAACCGCCATGAGGGGGACCAGTCCCAGGCCCAGTCCACCCAGTCCACCCAGTCCCCGTCCCAGGCCCAGTCCACCCAGTCCACTCAGTCCCCGTCCCAGGCCCAGTCCACCCAGTCCACCCAGTCCCCGTCCCAGGCTAAGTCCAGTTCTTCCAGCGGGTCGGGGACTGTCAGCAGCGTGGACACGCTCCCCGTCACTCTGCCGTCCGTCCCTGAGGAGCCGGAGCCGGAGCCCTGGGGACGCCTGCTGCCCATGGCCCGAGGCTTCAGGAGCCACG actgtctggAGGACCAGTACCTGTTTGGTCGGGACTCGAAGTGTAACTACGTTCTGGACGATCCGGATCACAGAGGGTCCAAAAAGTTCAGAATCTACAGCAAGAAACACTTCAGGATCTACAGA gacgGCTCTGAGGTCTTCGTCGAGGACTTCAGTAATAACGGGACGTTTGTTGACGGCGTCCTGATCGGTAAAGACCGGAAGCTTCCTCTGGTCAACAACGCCGTGCTCGCTCTGTCCGAGCAACGCAACaaag tctttGTCTTTATTGACCTGATGTCAGACGATCAGTCCAGTTTACCCAGAGAGCTTCAGGACAAATATCTGCTGACTCGGCGGATCGGCAC aggcGTGTGCGGCGAGGTCAAACTGGCCTTCGAGAGGTCAACGTGTAAAAAGTTCGCCGTGAAGATCATCAACAAGAAAAACTTCCAGTCTGAAGGG ACGGCGACACGGAATGCCAACACAGAGATCGAGATCCTGCAGAGAGTCGACCAC CCTTGTCTCATAAAGACGGAGGACTTCTATCAGACAGACGACAATTACTACATCGTGTTGGAGCT gatggaggggggggagTTGTTCCAGAGGGTGAAGTCTCAGCAGCAGCTCGATGAGTCGGTCACTAAACTTTACTTCTACCAGATGCTGAGAGCCGTCCAG tacCTGCACAGTAAGGGGATCATCCACAGAGACCTGAAACCAGAGAACGTCCTGCTGTCCTCACAGGACAACGTCTGTCTCATCAAG gtgaCAGACTTTAACCAGTCTCGTATCCTGGAGGAGTCTCTGTTGATGAGGACTCTGTGTGGGACTCCGTCTTACCTGGCTCCGGAGGTCTTCACCCAGGCGTCCACCACCGGCTACAGCCTGGCTGTGGACGCGTGGAGCCTCGGAGTCCTGCTCTTTGTGTG tctagGTGGTTACCCTCCGTTCCATGAGAGTTTCTCTCATCACTCCATCACAGAGCAGATCATCAGAGGAGAGTTCACCATGGTCCAGTCCAAGTGGAGACAAGTCTCTGACCAAG cGAAGGATGTGGTCCGGAAGCTTCTGGTCGTTGATCCGAGTCAGAGGATGAAGATCGACGAGGCTCTGCAGCACCCCTGGTTACAG GATGAGGAGATGCTGCAGACGGCTCACAGACTCATGTATCCCTCTGATGCTGCTGTCGCCATG CAGGAGGCGGAGTCAGCCACAGGAAGCTTGAGGAGGAAACGAGgacgagaggaagaggaagaggaggagcatcCTGCCAAACGGAGCCAAGCCCCGCCCACTGCCCCGCTGTAG
- the gstt2 gene encoding glutathione S-transferase theta-2, producing MATRRLVEVYLDLLSQPCRAVHILLGCNKIPHTARTVALRRGENRTPEFTKLNPMQKVPVLEDNGFVLTESDAILKYLVTKYNVPEHWYPRQPERRARVDEYTAWHQTNTRPHAAKVFILEVLLPAQSGSPVDEVRLIRALSQLDDTLEKMESMFLGRQPFLCGDDITVADLLAVCELMQPVGGDRDVLQTHPQLQRWRSRVQAAVGDSFDRAHAVLYALRDRRKAKL from the exons ATGGCGACGCGCCGGTTGGTGGAGGTGTACCTGGACCTGCTGTCGCAGCCCTGCCGGGCGGTGCACATCCTGCTCGGCTGCAACAAGATCCCGCACACGGCCCGCACCGTGGCTCTGCGGAGAg gagagaACAGGACACCAGAGTTCACGAAGCTGAACCCGATGCAGAAAGTTCCGGTTCTAGAGGACAACGGGTTCGTCCTCACAGAGAG tgacgCCATCTTGAAGTACCTGGTCACTAAGTACAATGTCCCGGAGCACTGGTATCCACGGCAACCAGAGAGACGAGCCAGAGTGGACGAGTACACGGCCTGGCATCAAACCAACACACGACCACACGCTGCAAAAGTGTTTATActggag GTGCTCCTCCCGGCTCAGTCTGGTTCTCCTGTGGACGAGGTGCGTTTGATTcgtgctctgtctcagctcgATGACACTCTGGAGAAGATGGAGTCCATGTTTTTGGGCAGACAGCCCTTCCTGTGcggtgatgacatcactgtggcCGACTTGCTCGCCGTCTGTGAGCTCATGCAG ccgGTGGGCGGGGACAGAGACGTCCTGCAGACACATCCTCAGCTGCAGCGTTGGAGGAGCAGAGTCCAGGCTGCCGTTGGCGACTCATTCGACCGAGCGCACGCCGTGCTGTATGCTCTGCGAGACCGCCGCAAAGCAAagctgtga